The Nothobranchius furzeri strain GRZ-AD chromosome 6, NfurGRZ-RIMD1, whole genome shotgun sequence genome includes a region encoding these proteins:
- the septin5b gene encoding septin 5b isoform X2 — protein MVAGESGLGKSTLVNSLFLTDLYKERKLLNAEERIKQTVEITKRTVDIEEKGVKLKLTIVDVPGFGDAVNNTECWRPVTDYIDQQFEQYFRDESGLNRKNLQDNRIHCCLYFISPFGQGLRPIDIEFMKALQDKVNVVPLVAKADCLTPLEIKKLKERVREEIDRYGLKIYQFPDCDSDEDGEIKQQDKELKESIPFAVIGGNTVVEVRCQRVRGRLYPWGIVEVENSSHCDFVKLRNMLIRSHMHDLKDTTNDCHYENYRAQCIQTMTSKMTAEKRVESPIPVLPLSTPDLETEKLIKMKDDELRRMQQMLQKMQQQMHEQDL, from the exons ATGGTGGCAG GTGAGTCTGGCCTGGGTAAATCTACGCTGGTGAACAGCCTTTTCCTCACTGATCTGTACAAAGAGAGAAAGCTGCTGAATGCCGAGG AGCGAATCAAACAGACGGTGGAGATCACCAAGCGAACTGTAGACATTGAGGAGAAAGGAGTGAAGCTGAAACTGACCATCGTGGATGTGCCCGGGTTTGGAGACGCCGTCAACAACACAGAGTG CTGGAGGCCGGTTACAGACTACATAGATCAGCAGTTTGAGCAGTACTTCAGAGATGAGAGCGGGCTCAACAGGAAGAACCTTCAGGACAACAGAATCCACTGTTGCCTTTACTTTATTTCCCCATTTGGACAAGg GCTTCGTCCCATTGATATCGAGTTCATGAAGGCCCTTCAGGACAAAGTTAACGTGGTTCCTCTCGTCGCTAAAGCTGACTGCCTCACTCCACTTGAGATAAAGAAACTGAAAGAGCGG GTGAGGGAGGAGATTGATCGGTACGGACTGAAGATCTACCAGTTCCCTGActgtgactctgatgaagatGGGGAGATCAAACAGCAAGACAAAGAGCTGAAG GAGAGCATTCCGTTTGCAGTAATAGGTGGAAACACGGTGGTGGAGGTTCGATGTCAGAGGGTCAGAGGACGGCTCTACCCATGGGGCATCGTGGAGG TAGAGAACTCGTCCCACTGCGACTTTGTGAAGCTCAGGAACATGCTGATCAGGTCACACATGCATGACCTGAAGGACACCACCAACGACTGTCACTATGAGAACTACAGAGCTCAGTGTATCCAGACCATGACCAG TAAGATGACTGCAGAAAAGAGGGTAGAGAGTCCCATCCCAGTTCTGCCACTGTCCACGCCAGATTTGGAGACAGAGAAGCTCATCAAAATGAAAGACGATGAA CTGAGGAGGATGCAGCAAATGCTTCAGAAGATGCAGCAGCAGATGCATGAGCAGGACCTGTGA
- the septin5b gene encoding septin 5b isoform X1, translating into MTSSSRYKSRAPRADDAEVRDSREKAEDKEYVGFATLPNQLHRKSVKKGFDFTLMVAGESGLGKSTLVNSLFLTDLYKERKLLNAEERIKQTVEITKRTVDIEEKGVKLKLTIVDVPGFGDAVNNTECWRPVTDYIDQQFEQYFRDESGLNRKNLQDNRIHCCLYFISPFGQGLRPIDIEFMKALQDKVNVVPLVAKADCLTPLEIKKLKERVREEIDRYGLKIYQFPDCDSDEDGEIKQQDKELKESIPFAVIGGNTVVEVRCQRVRGRLYPWGIVEVENSSHCDFVKLRNMLIRSHMHDLKDTTNDCHYENYRAQCIQTMTSKMTAEKRVESPIPVLPLSTPDLETEKLIKMKDDELRRMQQMLQKMQQQMHEQDL; encoded by the exons GGGACAGCAGGGAAAAGGCTgag GACAAGGAGTATGTGGGTTTTGCAACGCTTCCAAACCAGCTTCATAGGAAGTCGGTGAAAAAAGGCTTTGACTTCACACTGATGGTGGCAG GTGAGTCTGGCCTGGGTAAATCTACGCTGGTGAACAGCCTTTTCCTCACTGATCTGTACAAAGAGAGAAAGCTGCTGAATGCCGAGG AGCGAATCAAACAGACGGTGGAGATCACCAAGCGAACTGTAGACATTGAGGAGAAAGGAGTGAAGCTGAAACTGACCATCGTGGATGTGCCCGGGTTTGGAGACGCCGTCAACAACACAGAGTG CTGGAGGCCGGTTACAGACTACATAGATCAGCAGTTTGAGCAGTACTTCAGAGATGAGAGCGGGCTCAACAGGAAGAACCTTCAGGACAACAGAATCCACTGTTGCCTTTACTTTATTTCCCCATTTGGACAAGg GCTTCGTCCCATTGATATCGAGTTCATGAAGGCCCTTCAGGACAAAGTTAACGTGGTTCCTCTCGTCGCTAAAGCTGACTGCCTCACTCCACTTGAGATAAAGAAACTGAAAGAGCGG GTGAGGGAGGAGATTGATCGGTACGGACTGAAGATCTACCAGTTCCCTGActgtgactctgatgaagatGGGGAGATCAAACAGCAAGACAAAGAGCTGAAG GAGAGCATTCCGTTTGCAGTAATAGGTGGAAACACGGTGGTGGAGGTTCGATGTCAGAGGGTCAGAGGACGGCTCTACCCATGGGGCATCGTGGAGG TAGAGAACTCGTCCCACTGCGACTTTGTGAAGCTCAGGAACATGCTGATCAGGTCACACATGCATGACCTGAAGGACACCACCAACGACTGTCACTATGAGAACTACAGAGCTCAGTGTATCCAGACCATGACCAG TAAGATGACTGCAGAAAAGAGGGTAGAGAGTCCCATCCCAGTTCTGCCACTGTCCACGCCAGATTTGGAGACAGAGAAGCTCATCAAAATGAAAGACGATGAA CTGAGGAGGATGCAGCAAATGCTTCAGAAGATGCAGCAGCAGATGCATGAGCAGGACCTGTGA